The Drosophila gunungcola strain Sukarami chromosome 3L unlocalized genomic scaffold, Dgunungcola_SK_2 000003F, whole genome shotgun sequence genome contains a region encoding:
- the LOC128258082 gene encoding histone-like protein 18C isoform X1: MSYLRFKGCKTKKTLEEHLRDADGLKSDINVNYDGIGDLQAACNSDNNDESSYINFLGQYWARYEDYYTDSQIEQAAANRWNDMSVSDRRQYSVQSPPIAIRGDTDCSSTSTIKLPSSANSDDQMESEPGTSKDTAAFYGNSDDECQKREPKCRKPRKRCAKPRAMSKVKRRCAKPKPKCARAKPACPRPRKKMACSKPRPRSRKAKPACPKPRYCK, translated from the exons ATGAGTTATCTGCGGTTCAAAGGTTGTAAGACCAAGAAAACTTTGGAAGAACATCTCAGAGATGCAGATGGACTCAAGTCTGACATTAATGTCAACTACGATGGCATTGGCGATTTACAGGCTGCTTGTAATTCCGATAATAATGATGAGTCGTCCTACATAAACTTCCTGGGGCAGTACTGGGCTCGCTACGAAGATTATTACACGGATTCGCAAATTGAGCAGGCGGCTGCGAACCGATGGAACGATATGTCCGTCAGCGATCGACGCCAGTACTCTGTG CAGAGCCCACCCATAGCTATACGGGGTGATACCGATTGCTCTAGCACTAGCACTATCAAGCTGCCCAGCTCTGCGAACAGCGATGACCAAATGGAATCTGAACCAGGAACCTCAAAGGACACAGCCGCTTTCTATGGCAACAGTGACGACGAATGTCAAAAGAGGGAGCCCAAGTGCCGTAAGCCCAGGAAGAGATGCGCCAAACCCAGGGCGATGTCAAAGGTTAAGAGGAGATGcgccaagcccaagcccaagtgCGCCAGAGCCAAGCCAGCATGCCCCAGGCCAAGGAAGAAGATGGCTTGCTCTAAACCGAGGCCCAGGAGCCGTAAGGCTAAACCTGCGTGCCCCAAACCAAGGTACTGCAAGTAA
- the LOC128258079 gene encoding cAMP-dependent protein kinase type I regulatory subunit isoform X3, producing the protein MPKEQVKLDASRQVISPDDCEDLSPMPQTAAPPVRRRGGISAEPVTEEDAANYVKKVVPKDYKTMNALSKAIAKNVLFAHLDESERSDIFDAMFPVNHIAGENIIQQGDEGDNFYVIDVGEVDVFVNSELVTTISEGGSFGELALIYGTPRAATVRAKTDVKLWGIDRDSYRRILMGSTIRKRKMYEEFLSRVSILESLDKWERLTVADSLETCSFDDGETIVKQGAAGDDFYIILEGCAVVLQQRSEQGEEPAEVGRLGSSDYFGEIALLLDRPRAATVVARGPLKCVKLDRARFERVLGPCADILKRNITQYNSFVSLSV; encoded by the exons ATGCCTAAG GAACAAGTAAAACTGGATGCCAGTAGACAGGTAATCAGCCCCGACGACTGCGAAGATCTCAGCCCGATGCCACAGACAGCAGCTCCACCGGTGCGCAGACGCGGAGGAATCTCCGCCGAGCCCGTCACCGAGGAGGATGCCGCCAACTACGTGAAGAAGGTGGTGCCCAAGGACTACAAGACGATGAACGCCCTGTCCAAGGCGATTGCCAAGAATGTGCTCTTTGCCCATTTGGACGAGAGCGAGCGTTCCGACATATTTGATGCCATGTTCCCAGTGAATCACATTGCCGGCGAGAATATCATCCAGCAGGGCGATGAAGGCGACAACTTCTATGTGATCGATGTGGGCGAGGTCGAT GTTTTTGTTAACTCCGAACTGGTGACCACAATCAGTGAGGGCGGCAGCTTTGGCGAACTGGCCCTGATCTATGGCACTCCACGCGCCGCCACCGTGCGGGCCAAAACCGATGTGAAGCTGTGGGGCATCGACCGCGACTCCTACCGCCGCATCCTGATGGGCTCGACCATCCGCAAGCGCAAGATGTACGAGGAGTTCTTGTCGCGCGTCTCCATTCTGGAGAGCCTGGACAAATGGGAGCGCCTCACGGTGGCCGATTCCCTGGAGACCTGCTCCTTCGATGACGGCGAGACGATTGTCAAGCAGGGAGCAGCCGGCGATGACTTCTACATCATCCTCGAGGGCTGTGCGGTGGTGCTGCAGCAGCGCTCCGAG CAGGGCGAGGAACCCGCCGAGGTGGGCCGTCTCGGTAGCAGCGATTACTTTGGCGAGATTGCTCTGCTTTTGGACCGACCACGTGCGGCGACCGTCGTGGCCCGCGGGCCGCTCAAGTGCGTCAAACTGGACCGCGCGAG aTTCGAACGCGTTTTGGGGCCCTGCGCCGACATACTTAAACGCAACATCACGCAGTATAACAGTTTCGTTTCGTTGTCCGTTTAA
- the LOC128258079 gene encoding cAMP-dependent protein kinase type I regulatory subunit isoform X6, whose amino-acid sequence MPQTAAPPVRRRGGISAEPVTEEDAANYVKKVVPKDYKTMNALSKAIAKNVLFAHLDESERSDIFDAMFPVNHIAGENIIQQGDEGDNFYVIDVGEVDVFVNSELVTTISEGGSFGELALIYGTPRAATVRAKTDVKLWGIDRDSYRRILMGSTIRKRKMYEEFLSRVSILESLDKWERLTVADSLETCSFDDGETIVKQGAAGDDFYIILEGCAVVLQQRSEQGEEPAEVGRLGSSDYFGEIALLLDRPRAATVVARGPLKCVKLDRARFERVLGPCADILKRNITQYNSFVSLSV is encoded by the exons ATGCCACAGACAGCAGCTCCACCGGTGCGCAGACGCGGAGGAATCTCCGCCGAGCCCGTCACCGAGGAGGATGCCGCCAACTACGTGAAGAAGGTGGTGCCCAAGGACTACAAGACGATGAACGCCCTGTCCAAGGCGATTGCCAAGAATGTGCTCTTTGCCCATTTGGACGAGAGCGAGCGTTCCGACATATTTGATGCCATGTTCCCAGTGAATCACATTGCCGGCGAGAATATCATCCAGCAGGGCGATGAAGGCGACAACTTCTATGTGATCGATGTGGGCGAGGTCGAT GTTTTTGTTAACTCCGAACTGGTGACCACAATCAGTGAGGGCGGCAGCTTTGGCGAACTGGCCCTGATCTATGGCACTCCACGCGCCGCCACCGTGCGGGCCAAAACCGATGTGAAGCTGTGGGGCATCGACCGCGACTCCTACCGCCGCATCCTGATGGGCTCGACCATCCGCAAGCGCAAGATGTACGAGGAGTTCTTGTCGCGCGTCTCCATTCTGGAGAGCCTGGACAAATGGGAGCGCCTCACGGTGGCCGATTCCCTGGAGACCTGCTCCTTCGATGACGGCGAGACGATTGTCAAGCAGGGAGCAGCCGGCGATGACTTCTACATCATCCTCGAGGGCTGTGCGGTGGTGCTGCAGCAGCGCTCCGAG CAGGGCGAGGAACCCGCCGAGGTGGGCCGTCTCGGTAGCAGCGATTACTTTGGCGAGATTGCTCTGCTTTTGGACCGACCACGTGCGGCGACCGTCGTGGCCCGCGGGCCGCTCAAGTGCGTCAAACTGGACCGCGCGAG aTTCGAACGCGTTTTGGGGCCCTGCGCCGACATACTTAAACGCAACATCACGCAGTATAACAGTTTCGTTTCGTTGTCCGTTTAA
- the LOC128258079 gene encoding cAMP-dependent protein kinase type I regulatory subunit isoform X5, with amino-acid sequence MEQVKLDASRQVISPDDCEDLSPMPQTAAPPVRRRGGISAEPVTEEDAANYVKKVVPKDYKTMNALSKAIAKNVLFAHLDESERSDIFDAMFPVNHIAGENIIQQGDEGDNFYVIDVGEVDVFVNSELVTTISEGGSFGELALIYGTPRAATVRAKTDVKLWGIDRDSYRRILMGSTIRKRKMYEEFLSRVSILESLDKWERLTVADSLETCSFDDGETIVKQGAAGDDFYIILEGCAVVLQQRSEQGEEPAEVGRLGSSDYFGEIALLLDRPRAATVVARGPLKCVKLDRARFERVLGPCADILKRNITQYNSFVSLSV; translated from the exons ATG GAACAAGTAAAACTGGATGCCAGTAGACAGGTAATCAGCCCCGACGACTGCGAAGATCTCAGCCCGATGCCACAGACAGCAGCTCCACCGGTGCGCAGACGCGGAGGAATCTCCGCCGAGCCCGTCACCGAGGAGGATGCCGCCAACTACGTGAAGAAGGTGGTGCCCAAGGACTACAAGACGATGAACGCCCTGTCCAAGGCGATTGCCAAGAATGTGCTCTTTGCCCATTTGGACGAGAGCGAGCGTTCCGACATATTTGATGCCATGTTCCCAGTGAATCACATTGCCGGCGAGAATATCATCCAGCAGGGCGATGAAGGCGACAACTTCTATGTGATCGATGTGGGCGAGGTCGAT GTTTTTGTTAACTCCGAACTGGTGACCACAATCAGTGAGGGCGGCAGCTTTGGCGAACTGGCCCTGATCTATGGCACTCCACGCGCCGCCACCGTGCGGGCCAAAACCGATGTGAAGCTGTGGGGCATCGACCGCGACTCCTACCGCCGCATCCTGATGGGCTCGACCATCCGCAAGCGCAAGATGTACGAGGAGTTCTTGTCGCGCGTCTCCATTCTGGAGAGCCTGGACAAATGGGAGCGCCTCACGGTGGCCGATTCCCTGGAGACCTGCTCCTTCGATGACGGCGAGACGATTGTCAAGCAGGGAGCAGCCGGCGATGACTTCTACATCATCCTCGAGGGCTGTGCGGTGGTGCTGCAGCAGCGCTCCGAG CAGGGCGAGGAACCCGCCGAGGTGGGCCGTCTCGGTAGCAGCGATTACTTTGGCGAGATTGCTCTGCTTTTGGACCGACCACGTGCGGCGACCGTCGTGGCCCGCGGGCCGCTCAAGTGCGTCAAACTGGACCGCGCGAG aTTCGAACGCGTTTTGGGGCCCTGCGCCGACATACTTAAACGCAACATCACGCAGTATAACAGTTTCGTTTCGTTGTCCGTTTAA
- the LOC128258079 gene encoding cAMP-dependent protein kinase type I regulatory subunit isoform X4, which translates to MPKEQVKLDASRQVISPDDCEDLSPMPQTAAPPVRRRGGISAEPVTEEDAANYVKKVVPKDYKTMNALSKAIAKNVLFAHLDESERSDIFDAMFPVNHIAGENIIQQGDEGDNFYVIDVGEVDVFVNSELVTTISEGGSFGELALIYGTPRAATVRAKTDVKLWGIDRDSYRRILMGSTIRKRKMYEEFLSRVSILESLDKWERLTVADSLETCSFDDGETIVKQGAAGDDFYIILEGCAVVLQQRSEGEEPAEVGRLGSSDYFGEIALLLDRPRAATVVARGPLKCVKLDRARFERVLGPCADILKRNITQYNSFVSLSV; encoded by the exons ATGCCTAAG GAACAAGTAAAACTGGATGCCAGTAGACAGGTAATCAGCCCCGACGACTGCGAAGATCTCAGCCCGATGCCACAGACAGCAGCTCCACCGGTGCGCAGACGCGGAGGAATCTCCGCCGAGCCCGTCACCGAGGAGGATGCCGCCAACTACGTGAAGAAGGTGGTGCCCAAGGACTACAAGACGATGAACGCCCTGTCCAAGGCGATTGCCAAGAATGTGCTCTTTGCCCATTTGGACGAGAGCGAGCGTTCCGACATATTTGATGCCATGTTCCCAGTGAATCACATTGCCGGCGAGAATATCATCCAGCAGGGCGATGAAGGCGACAACTTCTATGTGATCGATGTGGGCGAGGTCGAT GTTTTTGTTAACTCCGAACTGGTGACCACAATCAGTGAGGGCGGCAGCTTTGGCGAACTGGCCCTGATCTATGGCACTCCACGCGCCGCCACCGTGCGGGCCAAAACCGATGTGAAGCTGTGGGGCATCGACCGCGACTCCTACCGCCGCATCCTGATGGGCTCGACCATCCGCAAGCGCAAGATGTACGAGGAGTTCTTGTCGCGCGTCTCCATTCTGGAGAGCCTGGACAAATGGGAGCGCCTCACGGTGGCCGATTCCCTGGAGACCTGCTCCTTCGATGACGGCGAGACGATTGTCAAGCAGGGAGCAGCCGGCGATGACTTCTACATCATCCTCGAGGGCTGTGCGGTGGTGCTGCAGCAGCGCTCCGAG GGCGAGGAACCCGCCGAGGTGGGCCGTCTCGGTAGCAGCGATTACTTTGGCGAGATTGCTCTGCTTTTGGACCGACCACGTGCGGCGACCGTCGTGGCCCGCGGGCCGCTCAAGTGCGTCAAACTGGACCGCGCGAG aTTCGAACGCGTTTTGGGGCCCTGCGCCGACATACTTAAACGCAACATCACGCAGTATAACAGTTTCGTTTCGTTGTCCGTTTAA
- the LOC128258063 gene encoding uncharacterized protein LOC128258063, with product MLHTESLPAAGHQGIYAPLSQAMSDSESDEEIEIHNAANHRQKLQQKLQLTHQHPQEQLQSQRIRIPPNTLALKSPHTRAPTATRIVTRNSAANPAQKFQLEGSSYATNMQNTFRSVMLSDNGGVGSELSNFNSEFDSNADNVAILGGNQAGEDSAKRTPMSPARKCCFIGSLMLCFLAIVSFVWLVPCGNPDGTGSCPAVVDRIKTHNWFNNYTRAELKGGVNVVGGLRAWENNLIFMYRGDAFFPEFRPGNERRNGIICLIGSSGAVAWFVEMVDEPVALDCTLIDMDGNAKSDCLVLDEYGELGAINPVSGQWLWWYKERSANKVDAYDFPVILPDLDADGVLDLLLVTSLSLEQRTKSLAQVKHESPGQLEARNVLRLLSGRKGSPIGDGFRIHDCERLSNVRLEAGNVGFICQRANGTEQQRSKSLAEIYALITNKSIAGQRLSTAKISQHRNHGQRRDLNAQRNIYSLSGRELVVENRGRCPEDCNVTFVLSEVRDGRPHVVRNFSDSGMYGMVPAQWHFKNTKTQMSGFVMKFWKWHGLVKPSKQTSASSNSNSVQKSGSNNHTKNMNAIKDKEKAQAKKQQHQRLKRSTKAEDHEFPPAHQEFDIFKHLKQKRETFGVPFKNLSKTSGVSAGGSYKMNMITETVLLVLFVGADTHIENTSQSNIIQFCRHERKEVVCQPDLNNQDHSMLIADLDQDGSQELVTYMSTFVHPEDQPLSEWKLLTYVRLLRLQAELPHYYEDEQHN from the coding sequence ATGCTGCACACCGAATCCCTGCCAGCCGCTGGCCACCAGGGCATCTATGCTCCATTAAGTCAGGCAATGAGCGATTCCGAATCCGACGAGGAAATCGAGATCCACAACGCCGCCAATCATCGCCAGAAACTGCAGCAAAAACTCCAGCTAACTCATCAGCACCCACAGGAGCAGCTCCAATCGCAAAGGATACGCATTCCGCCAAATACGTTGGCCCTAAAATCCCCACATACCCGAGCACCCACCGCCACGAGAATCGTGACCCGGAATTCCGCCGCGAATCCCGCCCAGAAGTTCCAACTGGAGGGCAGCAGTTACGCCACCAATATGCAGAATACCTTCCGCTCCGTCATGTTGAGTGATAATGGCGGCGTGGGTTCCGAGCTGTCCAACTTCAACAGCGAATTCGACTCCAATGCGGATAACGTGGCCATTTTGGGTGGCAATCAGGCTGGCGAGGATTCGGCCAAAAGGACACCCATGTCGCCGGCCAGAAAGTGCTGTTTCATTGGCAGCCTGATGCTCTGCTTCCTGGCCATCGTATCCTTTGTGTGGCTAGTGCCCTGCGGGAATCCAGACGGCACAGGATCCTGCCCAGCGGTGGTGGATCGCATCAAGACCCACAACTGGTTTAATAACTATACAAGGGCGGAGCTCAAGGGAGGAGTTAATGTGGTTGGCGGACTGCGAGCCTGGGAGAACAACCTGATCTTCATGTACCGCGGTGATGCCTTTTTCCCGGAATTCCGACCTGGTAACGAGCGACGCAATGGCATCATCTGCTTGATTGGCTCCTCAGGAGCTGTGGCCTGGTTTGTGGAGATGGTGGACGAGCCGGTGGCCCTGGACTGCACACTCATTGACATGGATGGCAATGCGAAATCAGACTGCTTGGTGCTGGATGAATACGGCGAACTGGGCGCCATTAATCCAGTCTCCGGGCAATGGCTTTGGTGGTACAAGGAACGTTCAGCCAACAAGGTGGATGCCTACGATTTCCCCGTCATCCTGCCCGATCTGGATGCGGATGGTGTGCTTGATCTCCTGCTCGTCACCAGTTTGTCGCTGGAACAGCGCACCAAATCGCTGGCCCAGGTGAAGCATGAATCTCCGGGACAACTAGAAGCACGAAATGTTCTGCGCTTGCTGTCGGGACGCAAAGGATCACCAATAGGTGATGGCTTCCGCATCCACGACTGCGAGAGGCTCAGCAACGTCAGGCTGGAGGCGGGCAATGTGGGCTTCATCTGCCAGCGGGCCAATGGCACAGAGCAGCAGCGTTCCAAGAGTCTGGCGGAGATCTACGCCCTCATCACCAACAAGTCAATTGCTGGTCAAAGGCTGTCCACTGCAAAGATCTCGCAGCATAGGAACCACGGCCAGCGGCGGGACTTGAATGCCCAGCGGAACATCTATTCCCTGAGCGGACGAGAACTAGTGGTTGAGAATCGCGGTCGCTGTCCGGAGGATTGCAATGTCACCTTTGTGCTGAGCGAGGTTCGCGATGGCAGGCCGCACGTGGTGAGGAACTTCAGCGACAGCGGGATGTATGGCATGGTGCCCGCCCAGTGGCACTTCAAGAACACCAAAACCCAGATGTCCGGCTTTGTGATGAAGTTTTGGAAATGGCACGGCCTGGTGAAGCCATCCAAGCAGACCTccgccagcagcaacagcaacagcgtgCAGAAAAGTGGCAGCAACAATCACACCAAGAACATGAACGCCATCAAGGACAAGGAGAAGGCGCAGGCCAAGAAGCAACAGCATCAACGTCTAAAGAGGAGCACTAAAGCGGAGGACCACGAGTTCCCACCTGCCCACCAGGAGTTCGATATCTTTAAGCACCTCAAGCAAAAGAGGGAAACGTTCGGGGTGCCCTTTAAGAACCTGAGCAAAACCAGTGGCGTCTCCGCCGGGGGCAGCTACAAAATGAACATGATTACGGAAACGGTTCTCCTAGTCCTTTTCGTAGGCGCCGATACCCATATCGAGAACACCTCCCAAAGCAACATAATCCAGTTCTGCCGCCACGAGCGCAAGGAAGTGGTGTGCCAGCCCGATCTAAACAACCAGGATCACTCAATGCTCATTGCCGATCTGGACCAGGATGGATCACAGGAGCTGGTCACCTACATGTCCACATTCGTGCATCCCGAGGACCAGCCGCTCAGCGAGTGGAAGCTTCTGACCTACGTGCGGCTGTTGCGCCTCCAGGCGGAGCTACCCCACTACTACGAGGACGAGCAGCACAACTAG
- the LOC128258079 gene encoding cAMP-dependent protein kinase type I regulatory subunit isoform X1: protein MSYMMAKTLEEQSLRECEHYIQTHGIQRVLKDCIVQLCVCRPENPVQFLRQYFQKLEREQVKLDASRQVISPDDCEDLSPMPQTAAPPVRRRGGISAEPVTEEDAANYVKKVVPKDYKTMNALSKAIAKNVLFAHLDESERSDIFDAMFPVNHIAGENIIQQGDEGDNFYVIDVGEVDVFVNSELVTTISEGGSFGELALIYGTPRAATVRAKTDVKLWGIDRDSYRRILMGSTIRKRKMYEEFLSRVSILESLDKWERLTVADSLETCSFDDGETIVKQGAAGDDFYIILEGCAVVLQQRSEQGEEPAEVGRLGSSDYFGEIALLLDRPRAATVVARGPLKCVKLDRARFERVLGPCADILKRNITQYNSFVSLSV from the exons ATGTCCTATATGATGGCCAAAACGCTGGAGGAGCAGAGCCTGCGGGAATGCGAGCACTACATCCAGACTCATGGCATCCAGCGCGTCCTCAAGGACTGCATCGTCCAGCTGTGCGTCTGCAGACCCGAGAATCCCGTGCAGTTCCTGCGACAGTACTTCCAGAAACTTGAGCGG GAACAAGTAAAACTGGATGCCAGTAGACAGGTAATCAGCCCCGACGACTGCGAAGATCTCAGCCCGATGCCACAGACAGCAGCTCCACCGGTGCGCAGACGCGGAGGAATCTCCGCCGAGCCCGTCACCGAGGAGGATGCCGCCAACTACGTGAAGAAGGTGGTGCCCAAGGACTACAAGACGATGAACGCCCTGTCCAAGGCGATTGCCAAGAATGTGCTCTTTGCCCATTTGGACGAGAGCGAGCGTTCCGACATATTTGATGCCATGTTCCCAGTGAATCACATTGCCGGCGAGAATATCATCCAGCAGGGCGATGAAGGCGACAACTTCTATGTGATCGATGTGGGCGAGGTCGAT GTTTTTGTTAACTCCGAACTGGTGACCACAATCAGTGAGGGCGGCAGCTTTGGCGAACTGGCCCTGATCTATGGCACTCCACGCGCCGCCACCGTGCGGGCCAAAACCGATGTGAAGCTGTGGGGCATCGACCGCGACTCCTACCGCCGCATCCTGATGGGCTCGACCATCCGCAAGCGCAAGATGTACGAGGAGTTCTTGTCGCGCGTCTCCATTCTGGAGAGCCTGGACAAATGGGAGCGCCTCACGGTGGCCGATTCCCTGGAGACCTGCTCCTTCGATGACGGCGAGACGATTGTCAAGCAGGGAGCAGCCGGCGATGACTTCTACATCATCCTCGAGGGCTGTGCGGTGGTGCTGCAGCAGCGCTCCGAG CAGGGCGAGGAACCCGCCGAGGTGGGCCGTCTCGGTAGCAGCGATTACTTTGGCGAGATTGCTCTGCTTTTGGACCGACCACGTGCGGCGACCGTCGTGGCCCGCGGGCCGCTCAAGTGCGTCAAACTGGACCGCGCGAG aTTCGAACGCGTTTTGGGGCCCTGCGCCGACATACTTAAACGCAACATCACGCAGTATAACAGTTTCGTTTCGTTGTCCGTTTAA
- the LOC128258082 gene encoding histone-like protein 18C isoform X2 — protein MSYLRFKGCKTKKTLEEHLRDADGLKSDINVNYDGIGDLQAACNSDNNDESSYINFLGQYWARYEDYYTDSQIEQAAANRWNDMSVSDRRQYSVSPPIAIRGDTDCSSTSTIKLPSSANSDDQMESEPGTSKDTAAFYGNSDDECQKREPKCRKPRKRCAKPRAMSKVKRRCAKPKPKCARAKPACPRPRKKMACSKPRPRSRKAKPACPKPRYCK, from the exons ATGAGTTATCTGCGGTTCAAAGGTTGTAAGACCAAGAAAACTTTGGAAGAACATCTCAGAGATGCAGATGGACTCAAGTCTGACATTAATGTCAACTACGATGGCATTGGCGATTTACAGGCTGCTTGTAATTCCGATAATAATGATGAGTCGTCCTACATAAACTTCCTGGGGCAGTACTGGGCTCGCTACGAAGATTATTACACGGATTCGCAAATTGAGCAGGCGGCTGCGAACCGATGGAACGATATGTCCGTCAGCGATCGACGCCAGTACTCTGTG AGCCCACCCATAGCTATACGGGGTGATACCGATTGCTCTAGCACTAGCACTATCAAGCTGCCCAGCTCTGCGAACAGCGATGACCAAATGGAATCTGAACCAGGAACCTCAAAGGACACAGCCGCTTTCTATGGCAACAGTGACGACGAATGTCAAAAGAGGGAGCCCAAGTGCCGTAAGCCCAGGAAGAGATGCGCCAAACCCAGGGCGATGTCAAAGGTTAAGAGGAGATGcgccaagcccaagcccaagtgCGCCAGAGCCAAGCCAGCATGCCCCAGGCCAAGGAAGAAGATGGCTTGCTCTAAACCGAGGCCCAGGAGCCGTAAGGCTAAACCTGCGTGCCCCAAACCAAGGTACTGCAAGTAA
- the LOC128258079 gene encoding cAMP-dependent protein kinase type I regulatory subunit isoform X2, which translates to MSYMMAKTLEEQSLRECEHYIQTHGIQRVLKDCIVQLCVCRPENPVQFLRQYFQKLEREQVKLDASRQVISPDDCEDLSPMPQTAAPPVRRRGGISAEPVTEEDAANYVKKVVPKDYKTMNALSKAIAKNVLFAHLDESERSDIFDAMFPVNHIAGENIIQQGDEGDNFYVIDVGEVDVFVNSELVTTISEGGSFGELALIYGTPRAATVRAKTDVKLWGIDRDSYRRILMGSTIRKRKMYEEFLSRVSILESLDKWERLTVADSLETCSFDDGETIVKQGAAGDDFYIILEGCAVVLQQRSEGEEPAEVGRLGSSDYFGEIALLLDRPRAATVVARGPLKCVKLDRARFERVLGPCADILKRNITQYNSFVSLSV; encoded by the exons ATGTCCTATATGATGGCCAAAACGCTGGAGGAGCAGAGCCTGCGGGAATGCGAGCACTACATCCAGACTCATGGCATCCAGCGCGTCCTCAAGGACTGCATCGTCCAGCTGTGCGTCTGCAGACCCGAGAATCCCGTGCAGTTCCTGCGACAGTACTTCCAGAAACTTGAGCGG GAACAAGTAAAACTGGATGCCAGTAGACAGGTAATCAGCCCCGACGACTGCGAAGATCTCAGCCCGATGCCACAGACAGCAGCTCCACCGGTGCGCAGACGCGGAGGAATCTCCGCCGAGCCCGTCACCGAGGAGGATGCCGCCAACTACGTGAAGAAGGTGGTGCCCAAGGACTACAAGACGATGAACGCCCTGTCCAAGGCGATTGCCAAGAATGTGCTCTTTGCCCATTTGGACGAGAGCGAGCGTTCCGACATATTTGATGCCATGTTCCCAGTGAATCACATTGCCGGCGAGAATATCATCCAGCAGGGCGATGAAGGCGACAACTTCTATGTGATCGATGTGGGCGAGGTCGAT GTTTTTGTTAACTCCGAACTGGTGACCACAATCAGTGAGGGCGGCAGCTTTGGCGAACTGGCCCTGATCTATGGCACTCCACGCGCCGCCACCGTGCGGGCCAAAACCGATGTGAAGCTGTGGGGCATCGACCGCGACTCCTACCGCCGCATCCTGATGGGCTCGACCATCCGCAAGCGCAAGATGTACGAGGAGTTCTTGTCGCGCGTCTCCATTCTGGAGAGCCTGGACAAATGGGAGCGCCTCACGGTGGCCGATTCCCTGGAGACCTGCTCCTTCGATGACGGCGAGACGATTGTCAAGCAGGGAGCAGCCGGCGATGACTTCTACATCATCCTCGAGGGCTGTGCGGTGGTGCTGCAGCAGCGCTCCGAG GGCGAGGAACCCGCCGAGGTGGGCCGTCTCGGTAGCAGCGATTACTTTGGCGAGATTGCTCTGCTTTTGGACCGACCACGTGCGGCGACCGTCGTGGCCCGCGGGCCGCTCAAGTGCGTCAAACTGGACCGCGCGAG aTTCGAACGCGTTTTGGGGCCCTGCGCCGACATACTTAAACGCAACATCACGCAGTATAACAGTTTCGTTTCGTTGTCCGTTTAA